The following are encoded in a window of Verrucomicrobiia bacterium genomic DNA:
- a CDS encoding ATP-binding protein, whose product MKIQMMHNADEMEAEIARLKTELARENAARLEAQAIAKRAVQHLNDNHQGQELLQAITVAANQAASVVEAMQIALDQICGYTSWPIGHVYLTAEDGSVDLVPLDVWHGEQTRMFEDFRRATQASRLTKGMGLAGRVFKTGKAVWVKNIQEEESLAKAGEVKALELISAFAFPLVIGPGVAGVLEFFSRVEHEPDTRLLKIMSQVGAQLGRVIEREQAAAKLQHTEAYFRKLTENALDLITILSADGTIQFESHSIYSVLGFAPEEYRGKNAFEFVHPDDVQIVEKAFVEALKTNGDTERLTFRFRHKDGTYRTLEGMGQNLLDDTDVAGIIFNSRDVTERKRLEQQFLQAQKVQAIGQLAAGVAHDFNNILTAIIGYSDMVLLRMEPSHPSHSHMTGVKQAAYRAAALTRQLLAFGRKQMLQPMVVSLNLSISEMEKMLRRLLGEDIILVTNPGENLGRVKADLSQIEQVILNLAVNARDAMPKGGRLTIETANVTLDEKYAEMRSEVAPGEYVMLAVSDNGSGMTPDVRARLFEPFFTTKEQGKGTGLGLATCHGIVKQSGGHIAVYSEVGQGTTFKVYLPRVDAVEETKAKSETIKLRRTGTETVLLVEDEPMVRELGVAYLTQLGYTVFSASNGRQAMNLLHANKNRKIDILVTDVVMPEMGGKELADYVHNISADTKVLFCSGYTEEAMNLRGTLGKDREFLTKPYTIDALALKVRELLDKK is encoded by the coding sequence ATGAAAATCCAGATGATGCACAACGCGGACGAAATGGAAGCGGAGATCGCGCGGCTCAAGACTGAGCTTGCGCGCGAGAACGCGGCGCGTCTGGAGGCGCAAGCCATCGCCAAGCGCGCGGTGCAACATCTCAACGACAATCATCAGGGACAGGAGTTGTTGCAGGCCATCACCGTGGCGGCGAACCAAGCGGCGAGCGTGGTGGAAGCCATGCAAATCGCGCTCGATCAAATTTGTGGTTATACCAGTTGGCCGATTGGGCATGTGTATCTCACGGCGGAAGACGGCTCGGTGGACTTGGTGCCGCTCGATGTTTGGCACGGCGAGCAAACAAGGATGTTCGAAGATTTTCGCCGCGCCACGCAGGCATCTCGCTTGACCAAAGGAATGGGATTGGCGGGGCGCGTTTTCAAAACCGGCAAAGCGGTCTGGGTGAAAAATATCCAGGAGGAGGAATCCCTTGCCAAAGCCGGCGAAGTGAAAGCACTGGAATTAATATCGGCGTTCGCATTTCCGCTGGTGATCGGGCCGGGCGTGGCGGGCGTGCTGGAATTTTTTTCGCGCGTGGAACACGAGCCAGACACGCGGCTGTTGAAAATCATGTCGCAGGTCGGCGCGCAACTTGGCCGCGTGATCGAGCGCGAGCAGGCGGCGGCGAAGTTGCAGCACACCGAAGCTTACTTCCGCAAGCTGACGGAAAATGCGCTTGATCTCATCACCATTCTCAGCGCGGACGGCACGATCCAATTTGAAAGCCACTCGATCTATTCGGTGCTCGGTTTCGCGCCGGAAGAATATCGCGGCAAAAATGCGTTTGAGTTCGTGCATCCCGACGATGTGCAGATCGTCGAAAAAGCTTTCGTCGAAGCCTTGAAAACCAATGGCGATACCGAACGGCTCACGTTTCGTTTTCGCCACAAGGATGGTACGTATCGCACGCTCGAAGGGATGGGGCAAAATCTTTTGGACGACACTGATGTGGCGGGAATTATTTTCAACTCGCGCGACGTGACGGAACGCAAACGCCTGGAGCAACAATTTTTGCAGGCGCAAAAAGTCCAGGCCATTGGGCAGCTTGCCGCCGGCGTGGCGCATGATTTCAATAATATTTTGACGGCGATCATTGGTTATTCAGACATGGTGCTGTTGCGCATGGAGCCGAGCCATCCTTCGCACAGCCACATGACCGGCGTGAAACAGGCGGCGTATCGGGCAGCGGCGTTGACGCGGCAACTGCTCGCCTTCGGTCGCAAACAAATGTTGCAGCCGATGGTCGTGAGTTTGAATCTGAGCATTTCCGAAATGGAAAAAATGCTGCGCCGCCTGCTCGGCGAAGACATCATTCTCGTGACCAATCCCGGCGAAAATTTGGGACGCGTGAAAGCTGACCTCAGCCAGATCGAACAGGTCATTCTCAATCTTGCCGTCAATGCCCGCGATGCCATGCCCAAGGGCGGGCGCCTCACCATCGAGACGGCGAACGTCACGCTCGACGAGAAATATGCCGAGATGCGCAGCGAAGTCGCGCCCGGCGAATACGTGATGCTCGCGGTGAGCGACAACGGCAGCGGCATGACGCCTGACGTGCGCGCCCGATTGTTCGAGCCGTTTTTTACGACCAAGGAACAAGGCAAAGGCACGGGTCTCGGCCTCGCGACCTGTCACGGCATCGTCAAGCAAAGTGGCGGACATATCGCGGTGTACAGCGAGGTTGGCCAGGGAACGACTTTCAAAGTTTATTTGCCGCGCGTGGATGCAGTGGAAGAAACGAAAGCAAAATCGGAGACGATCAAATTACGCCGCACCGGGACGGAAACGGTGTTGCTGGTGGAAGACGAACCGATGGTGCGCGAACTGGGCGTGGCGTATTTGACGCAGCTTGGCTACACGGTTTTTTCGGCGTCGAACGGACGGCAGGCGATGAATTTATTGCACGCGAATAAGAATCGTAAAATAGACATTCTCGTGACCGACGTCGTGATGCCTGAGATGGGTGGAAAAGAATTGGCGGATTACGTGCACAATATTTCTGCGGATACGAAAGTGCTTTTTTGTTCCGGTTACACGGAGGAAGCGATGAACCTGCGCGGCACACTGGGCAAGGACCGCGAATTTCTCACGAAGCCCTACACGATTGATGCGCTCGCGCTGAAAGTGCGGGAGCTTCTGGACAAAAAATAA
- the fbp gene encoding class 1 fructose-bisphosphatase: MIEKSMIKTVERHFLERKGRNPHATAEFSWLLSGITLACKIIASQISRAGLLEIVGETGEVNVQGEEVQKLDVIANQTLVRCLGYRGNIGLLVSEEDEEPHVISDSGDQGKYIVLFDPLDGSSNINANVNIGTIFSIMERPKKSSDDVKSDVLQPGYKQVAAGYVIYGSSTVLAYTAGFGVHMFTLDPSIGAFVLAQENVQMPESGKIYSVNNGNRRKFPDGIQNYLDWAESDESGGYSLRYIGSLVADFHRTLIRGGVFLYPQTKKAPEGKLRLLYEANPLAFMAEQAGGLATDGTQRILDKQPKAMHERTPLIIGSKQEVEKVLKFL; this comes from the coding sequence ATGATCGAAAAATCAATGATTAAGACGGTTGAACGGCATTTTTTGGAGCGCAAGGGCCGCAATCCTCACGCGACCGCTGAATTCTCGTGGTTGCTCTCGGGCATCACTTTGGCGTGCAAAATTATCGCGTCGCAAATCTCGCGCGCGGGATTGTTGGAGATTGTGGGGGAAACTGGCGAGGTCAACGTGCAGGGCGAGGAAGTCCAAAAGCTGGATGTCATCGCGAACCAGACGCTGGTCCGTTGCCTAGGTTATCGCGGCAATATCGGCCTGCTGGTTTCGGAGGAAGATGAAGAGCCGCATGTGATTTCTGACTCCGGCGACCAGGGAAAATATATTGTTCTCTTCGATCCGTTAGACGGTTCCAGCAACATCAATGCGAACGTCAACATCGGCACGATTTTCTCCATCATGGAGCGCCCGAAAAAAAGTTCGGACGACGTGAAGTCAGACGTGTTGCAGCCGGGCTACAAACAAGTGGCGGCGGGTTATGTGATTTATGGCAGCAGCACGGTGCTCGCTTACACGGCGGGTTTTGGCGTGCACATGTTCACGCTTGATCCGAGCATTGGGGCATTCGTGCTGGCGCAGGAAAATGTGCAGATGCCCGAGAGTGGAAAAATTTATAGCGTGAATAATGGCAATCGCCGCAAGTTTCCCGACGGCATCCAGAACTATTTGGATTGGGCGGAGTCGGATGAATCGGGCGGTTATAGTTTGCGTTACATCGGTTCGCTGGTTGCGGATTTTCACCGGACGCTGATTCGCGGCGGGGTTTTTCTTTATCCGCAGACCAAGAAGGCGCCTGAAGGAAAGTTGCGTTTGCTGTATGAAGCCAATCCGCTCGCGTTCATGGCCGAGCAGGCCGGCGGCCTTGCCACTGACGGTACACAACGCATCCTCGACAAGCAGCCGAAGGCAATGCACGAGCGCACACCGCTAATCATCGGGAGCAAACAGGAAGTGGAGAAAGTGCTGAAGTTTTTGTGA
- a CDS encoding sigma-70 family RNA polymerase sigma factor: MNLAATCDLGSHSFWSFFDQPLAMSRMDHVTEARTANHEHEIDLLRRISDGDRAAFGEFYDLYSSLLFSVAVKILRDQKEAEDVLQDVFVQIWEKARSFDSRLGKPSSWAVTFVRNKSIDRIRASQRRSRLVEDATAEIAPLQADAPTANDTVCGKEKAEVIRSAVINLPTEQRQAIEMAFFSGLTQNEISERLREPLGTIKARIRRGMLKLREKLEGRL, encoded by the coding sequence ATGAATTTGGCCGCAACATGCGATTTGGGCAGCCATTCGTTCTGGTCTTTTTTCGACCAGCCGCTGGCAATGTCGCGAATGGACCACGTGACCGAGGCAAGAACCGCAAATCACGAACACGAAATTGACCTGCTGCGCCGCATCAGCGACGGCGACCGCGCGGCGTTCGGCGAATTTTATGATCTCTATTCCTCACTGCTTTTCTCCGTGGCAGTGAAGATCTTGCGCGATCAAAAGGAAGCCGAGGACGTCCTTCAGGATGTCTTCGTTCAAATCTGGGAAAAGGCCCGCAGCTTCGATTCGCGCCTCGGCAAGCCTTCCAGTTGGGCCGTCACTTTCGTCCGCAACAAATCCATTGACCGCATCCGCGCCTCCCAACGCCGTTCGCGCCTCGTCGAAGATGCCACCGCCGAAATCGCGCCGTTGCAAGCCGATGCCCCCACCGCCAACGACACCGTGTGCGGCAAAGAGAAAGCCGAAGTCATTCGCTCCGCCGTCATTAATCTGCCGACCGAACAACGCCAGGCCATTGAAATGGCCTTCTTCTCCGGGCTCACACAAAACGAAATTTCCGAACGGCTGCGCGAACCGCTCGGCACGATCAAGGCGCGCATCCGCCGCGGCATGCTCAAGCTCCGCGAAAAACTGGAGGGCCGTCTATGA
- a CDS encoding DNA-3-methyladenine glycosylase I → MTKQRCHWPSNELSIRYHDEEWGVPVHDDRVWFEFLILEGAQAGLSWDTILKKREHYRKVLDGFDPAKVARYGERKTKELLGDPGIVRNRLKIAATIKNAQAFLAVKKEFGSFDAYIWQFTGGQPIANARKNFGEVPARTSESDAMSKDLLRRGFKFVGSTICYAMMQAAGMVNDHTVDCFRHKEVGKKQKK, encoded by the coding sequence ATGACAAAACAACGCTGCCACTGGCCGAGCAATGAGCTTTCCATCCGTTATCACGACGAGGAATGGGGTGTGCCCGTCCACGACGACCGCGTGTGGTTCGAGTTTCTCATCCTTGAAGGCGCGCAGGCGGGCTTGAGTTGGGATACCATTCTCAAAAAGCGCGAGCATTATCGCAAAGTGCTTGATGGTTTTGATCCCGCGAAGGTCGCCCGTTATGGCGAGCGCAAAACCAAAGAGTTGCTCGGCGATCCCGGCATCGTGCGCAATCGGCTCAAGATCGCCGCCACGATAAAAAACGCCCAGGCTTTTCTCGCGGTGAAAAAAGAGTTTGGAAGTTTCGACGCTTACATCTGGCAATTCACCGGCGGCCAGCCGATTGCGAATGCGCGAAAAAATTTTGGCGAAGTTCCCGCGCGCACGTCTGAGTCGGATGCGATGAGTAAAGACCTTTTGCGCCGGGGATTTAAATTCGTTGGCTCAACTATCTGCTACGCCATGATGCAGGCCGCCGGAATGGTGAACGATCACACGGTGGATTGTTTTCGCCATAAGGAAGTGGGCAAAAAGCAGAAGAAATAA
- a CDS encoding anti-sigma factor, with protein MIDERLQELASLHVLGALTPEESHTFEAELRGNAELREFVTSLSTIADAVAGSVPLVTPPRSLRDKILAQVESQQKIVPLVQPDEDDDDEKSVTWFPWALAACFAVLCGLLFMRQNTLNGRLNDLNQLTAALQATTNGLQSTAMALQTTNTTLQSAVTTLQANNTELEHALTELRKNNSLANIKVTVLNALLADEPKAVAVSLWNEKTQTGEFIGQSLTPLPADKDYQLWVIDPQYGTPVDAGVFQVDSDGKVRIQFKAKQPINTAAKFAVTREVKGGSPTPKGEMVLIGG; from the coding sequence ATGATAGATGAACGCCTTCAGGAACTGGCCTCACTGCATGTGCTCGGCGCCTTGACGCCCGAAGAATCGCACACCTTCGAGGCCGAGTTGCGTGGCAACGCCGAATTGCGCGAATTCGTCACCAGCCTTTCCACCATTGCGGATGCCGTTGCCGGTTCCGTGCCACTGGTCACGCCGCCGCGTTCGTTGCGCGACAAAATTTTAGCCCAGGTCGAGTCGCAACAAAAAATCGTTCCCCTCGTGCAACCAGACGAAGACGACGACGACGAGAAATCCGTCACGTGGTTCCCGTGGGCGCTCGCGGCGTGCTTTGCCGTTTTGTGTGGCTTGCTCTTCATGCGGCAGAACACCTTGAACGGCCGCCTGAACGACTTGAATCAACTCACCGCCGCCCTGCAAGCCACCACCAACGGTTTGCAAAGCACGGCAATGGCCTTGCAGACCACCAACACAACCCTGCAATCCGCCGTCACCACCTTGCAGGCCAACAATACCGAACTCGAACACGCCCTCACCGAACTTCGCAAAAACAACAGCCTTGCGAACATCAAAGTGACCGTGCTCAATGCGCTGCTTGCCGATGAGCCCAAAGCCGTTGCCGTATCCTTGTGGAACGAGAAAACGCAAACCGGCGAATTCATCGGCCAAAGCCTCACCCCGCTGCCCGCCGACAAGGACTACCAGCTTTGGGTCATTGACCCGCAATACGGCACGCCCGTGGACGCCGGTGTTTTCCAGGTAGACAGCGACGGCAAAGTGCGCATCCAATTCAAAGCCAAGCAGCCGATCAACACCGCCGCCAAATTCGCCGTCACCCGCGAAGTCAAAGGCGGCTCGCCCACCCCCAAAGGCGAAATGGTCCTCATCGGCGGCTAA
- a CDS encoding acetylxylan esterase translates to MNPFAKIFRSFVLILALAVGIANMRAANSFPDVAALPSHPEIPNPLVMFDGTPVTNATQWFEQRRPELKALFQNYMYGVMPSAPEYEHFKIERVDKHFFGGKATAKEVTIQLFKDINAPAIHLLVVTPNTHPNSSSSLEKKSRGFPVFLGMNFCGNHTLASDTNIALPASWMAEGCPGCIDYHATDAGRGAQVNVWNIKRSIDRGYAVATFYYGDIEPDTNNATTGLRAWLAQHAGSAPNRMPPTAGGDIAIWAWSLSRAADYLVTDQTLDAKRIAVVGHSRLGKATILAAAFDERFAVAMPLQAGCGGTAPSRGKIGESVKVINQSFPHWFNDAFKKFGGDPSHLPFDQDCLIALVAPRPVVIGQTTEDTWSNPTGTFEMLQAAEPVYRLLGVNGLDAQQAMPETNQLVGDHLAYFIRPGKHSMTTLDWKFFLDYADRMLP, encoded by the coding sequence TTGAACCCATTTGCCAAAATTTTTCGCTCGTTCGTCTTAATCCTTGCGCTGGCCGTTGGCATCGCGAATATGCGCGCCGCAAATTCTTTTCCCGACGTGGCTGCGCTTCCATCGCATCCCGAAATTCCGAATCCGCTGGTCATGTTTGACGGCACGCCGGTGACGAACGCGACGCAATGGTTCGAGCAGCGTCGGCCCGAACTCAAAGCACTTTTTCAAAATTACATGTATGGAGTGATGCCGAGCGCGCCGGAGTACGAGCATTTCAAAATCGAACGCGTGGATAAACATTTCTTTGGCGGCAAAGCGACGGCGAAAGAAGTAACCATTCAACTTTTCAAAGATATCAATGCGCCTGCCATTCATTTGCTGGTCGTGACGCCCAATACGCATCCAAATAGTTCGTCATCATTGGAAAAAAAGTCGCGCGGCTTTCCCGTTTTCCTGGGCATGAATTTTTGCGGCAATCATACGCTCGCAAGCGACACGAATATTGCGCTGCCGGCCAGTTGGATGGCGGAGGGTTGTCCGGGTTGCATTGATTATCACGCCACCGACGCCGGACGCGGCGCGCAAGTGAATGTCTGGAATATCAAGCGATCCATCGATCGTGGTTATGCCGTGGCGACATTTTATTACGGCGACATCGAGCCCGATACCAACAACGCCACGACGGGTTTGCGCGCGTGGCTCGCCCAACACGCCGGCAGCGCGCCCAACCGCATGCCGCCGACCGCCGGCGGCGACATTGCGATTTGGGCCTGGAGTCTCTCGCGCGCGGCGGACTATCTCGTGACGGATCAGACGCTGGATGCCAAGCGTATCGCGGTGGTGGGGCATTCGCGGCTCGGCAAGGCGACGATTCTCGCCGCCGCTTTTGACGAGCGTTTTGCGGTGGCCATGCCGCTGCAAGCCGGTTGCGGTGGAACTGCGCCCAGCCGTGGAAAAATCGGCGAGTCAGTGAAGGTCATCAACCAGAGTTTTCCCCATTGGTTCAACGATGCCTTCAAGAAATTCGGCGGCGATCCCAGTCACCTGCCCTTTGACCAGGATTGTCTCATCGCACTTGTGGCGCCGCGTCCAGTTGTGATTGGCCAGACGACTGAGGACACCTGGAGCAATCCCACCGGCACGTTTGAAATGCTGCAGGCCGCTGAACCCGTTTATCGTTTGCTCGGTGTTAATGGACTGGATGCGCAACAAGCCATGCCCGAGACCAACCAACTCGTGGGCGATCATCTCGCTTATTTCATTCGGCCCGGCAAACATTCCATGACCACTCTGGATTGGAAATTTTTCCTCGATTACGCCGACCGAATGTTGCCTTGA
- a CDS encoding 23S rRNA (cytosine(2499)-C(5))-methyltransferase, translating into MRANDSSSRNSPRLRLRVTATAESIVRGGHPWLFAESVREQNRAGELGELAVVYDRKDAFLAIGLFDPDSPIRVRILHAGKPQTVDANWWLARLKETLARRENLFDTATTGYRCINGESDGWPGLVLDRYGDTLVLKIYTAAWLPRLNEIISPFREHIPHERAVLRLSRNIQSLAAAQFKFTDGQILHGPPLDGPVIFLETGLRFEADVLRGQKTGFFLDQRENRRRVEKLARGRSVLNAFSFSGGFSLYAARGGAASVSDLDISAHALASARRNFSLNDEMKAISKCPHEFIQADTFDWLEETKNKFDLIILDPPSLAKRETERVGAIHAYERLAVLGIRALNRGGILVAASCSAHVSSEEFFDAVRNAATKSGRKFSQLATTGHAPDHAANFKEGEYLKTIYIEFDL; encoded by the coding sequence TTGAGAGCCAACGATTCATCGAGCCGCAATTCTCCACGTCTTCGATTGCGCGTGACGGCGACGGCGGAGAGCATCGTGCGCGGCGGGCATCCGTGGCTGTTCGCTGAGAGTGTGCGCGAACAAAATCGGGCCGGTGAACTGGGCGAACTCGCCGTTGTTTACGACCGCAAAGATGCTTTTCTCGCGATTGGTTTGTTTGATCCTGATTCGCCCATTCGCGTGCGCATCCTTCATGCCGGCAAGCCGCAAACGGTGGATGCCAACTGGTGGCTCGCGCGTCTCAAGGAAACTCTCGCGCGGCGCGAAAATCTTTTCGATACGGCCACCACGGGTTATCGCTGCATTAATGGCGAAAGCGACGGGTGGCCGGGACTTGTGCTGGATCGTTATGGCGACACGCTGGTTTTAAAAATTTATACCGCCGCGTGGTTACCGCGTTTGAATGAAATTATTTCACCGTTTCGTGAACATATCCCGCATGAACGCGCCGTCCTGCGTTTGAGCCGAAATATTCAGTCACTCGCGGCCGCGCAATTTAAATTTACTGACGGACAAATTTTGCATGGCCCGCCGCTTGACGGCCCCGTGATTTTTCTCGAGACGGGTTTGCGATTTGAGGCCGACGTTTTGCGTGGTCAAAAAACTGGTTTCTTTCTCGATCAGCGGGAGAATCGCCGTCGCGTCGAGAAGCTTGCCCGTGGGCGCTCGGTGCTGAATGCGTTTAGTTTTTCCGGTGGGTTTTCGCTTTACGCTGCGCGTGGCGGTGCGGCATCGGTGAGTGATCTCGACATCAGCGCGCACGCTCTGGCGAGTGCGCGTCGCAATTTTTCACTGAACGACGAAATGAAGGCGATTTCAAAATGTCCGCACGAATTTATTCAGGCGGACACGTTTGACTGGTTGGAAGAGACCAAGAATAAATTTGATTTGATCATCCTCGATCCGCCTTCGCTGGCGAAGCGTGAGACGGAGCGCGTGGGGGCCATTCACGCTTATGAACGGTTGGCGGTGCTCGGTATTCGTGCGTTGAATCGCGGGGGTATTTTGGTAGCGGCTTCGTGTTCGGCACATGTTTCATCGGAGGAATTTTTCGACGCGGTGCGTAATGCGGCGACTAAGTCGGGCCGGAAATTTTCTCAACTTGCGACGACTGGGCACGCGCCCGATCACGCGGCGAATTTCAAGGAGGGCGAATATCTCAAGACTATTTATATCGAGTTCGATCTGTAG
- a CDS encoding ribbon-helix-helix protein, CopG family gives MSQITYPLGLSKDLLDEVEHTAKETGLSNADVIRQAIKFGIPQVRQTVSHEEDISEALAETWEKLGPAPRINYDAIEPR, from the coding sequence ATGAGTCAGATCACCTATCCGCTTGGATTGTCTAAGGATCTGCTGGATGAAGTAGAGCACACTGCGAAAGAGACTGGATTATCCAACGCAGACGTGATCCGGCAAGCAATCAAGTTTGGCATTCCGCAAGTTCGGCAAACGGTATCTCACGAAGAGGATATATCCGAGGCGCTAGCCGAGACATGGGAAAAACTTGGGCCCGCTCCGCGCATCAATTATGACGCCATTGAACCGAGGTGA
- a CDS encoding type II toxin-antitoxin system PemK/MazF family toxin, whose protein sequence is MTPLNRGDVCLVDLGMAAKARPCVILSISKADSQRNMSVIAPLTSQPRGGECEVPFTKPPWLFDVSVINLIGLGGVDNAKLGRFIGRMKPETMEAVSKSLVRMLGL, encoded by the coding sequence ATGACGCCATTGAACCGAGGTGATGTTTGCCTCGTTGACCTGGGGATGGCGGCTAAAGCGCGCCCATGCGTAATTCTTTCCATTTCAAAAGCGGACAGCCAGCGCAATATGTCCGTGATCGCTCCTTTGACCAGCCAGCCGCGTGGCGGTGAATGTGAGGTGCCGTTTACCAAACCTCCGTGGCTGTTTGATGTGTCAGTGATCAACTTGATCGGCTTAGGCGGGGTGGACAATGCAAAGCTCGGGCGTTTCATCGGCCGAATGAAGCCGGAAACGATGGAGGCGGTTTCAAAAAGCCTCGTACGGATGCTTGGGCTTTAA
- a CDS encoding response regulator — translation MSAVTIHPILLVDDDENDVFFLERAFKQAQISNPLHRVRDGEDAITYLRGEEQFHDRILHPLPGLMLLDLKMPRKNGFEVIAWVREQPGLKRLSIVVMTSSKEDPDVNRAYELGANTYLVKPVNFEGLVEMMRALHLYWVILAEKPTINA, via the coding sequence GTGAGCGCTGTAACTATACATCCTATCTTATTGGTGGACGACGACGAGAACGACGTCTTCTTTCTGGAACGAGCCTTCAAACAAGCCCAGATCAGCAATCCGCTTCATCGCGTGCGCGATGGTGAGGACGCCATCACTTATCTGCGCGGCGAAGAACAATTTCACGACCGCATTCTCCATCCACTGCCTGGACTGATGTTGCTCGATCTCAAGATGCCGCGCAAAAATGGTTTTGAGGTCATCGCGTGGGTGCGCGAACAGCCCGGCCTGAAACGCCTGTCCATCGTGGTCATGACTTCTTCCAAGGAAGACCCGGATGTCAACCGCGCCTACGAACTCGGCGCGAACACGTATCTGGTCAAGCCGGTGAACTTTGAAGGACTCGTTGAGATGATGCGTGCGTTGCACCTTTATTGGGTCATCCTCGCCGAGAAGCCGACCATCAACGCTTGA
- a CDS encoding sulfate ABC transporter substrate-binding protein: MNRFLTAAIVGLAFSVSAFARDATLLNVSYDPTRELYQDYNAVFAKHWKDTTGDTVTIRQSHGGSGKQARAVMDGLDADVVTLALAYDVDVLSQKVHFIPADWQKRLPDNSTPYTSTIVFLVRKGNPKGIKDWSDLIKPGVSVVTPNPKTSGGARWNYLAAYGYALKQNNGDDAKAKEFVRALFKNVPVLDTGARGATTTFVQRGIGDVLVGWENEAIMADKELGKGQFEIVVPSISILAEPPVTVVDKVAKRHGTEALAKAYLEYLYSPEGQEVVARNFYRPRTASVLEKYRAQFPDLKLFTVTDEFGGWQKAQKTHFADGGTFDQIYTPDGH; this comes from the coding sequence ATGAATAGATTTTTAACCGCTGCAATTGTCGGGCTGGCCTTCTCGGTCTCAGCTTTTGCCAGGGACGCCACCCTTCTCAATGTCTCCTACGATCCCACCCGCGAACTCTATCAGGATTACAACGCCGTCTTCGCCAAACATTGGAAAGACACCACCGGCGATACCGTCACCATCCGGCAATCCCACGGCGGTTCCGGCAAACAAGCCCGCGCCGTGATGGACGGTCTCGACGCCGATGTCGTCACCCTCGCGCTCGCCTATGACGTGGATGTCCTTTCCCAAAAAGTTCATTTCATCCCCGCCGATTGGCAAAAGCGCCTTCCCGACAACAGCACGCCTTACACCTCGACCATCGTTTTCCTCGTTCGCAAGGGCAACCCCAAAGGCATCAAAGATTGGTCCGACCTCATCAAGCCCGGCGTCTCCGTCGTCACGCCCAATCCCAAAACCTCCGGCGGCGCGCGCTGGAATTATCTCGCCGCTTACGGCTACGCGTTAAAACAAAACAACGGCGACGATGCCAAGGCCAAGGAATTCGTGCGCGCGCTCTTCAAAAACGTGCCCGTCCTCGATACCGGCGCGCGCGGTGCCACCACCACCTTCGTCCAACGCGGCATCGGCGATGTCCTCGTCGGCTGGGAAAACGAAGCCATCATGGCCGACAAAGAACTTGGCAAAGGACAATTTGAAATCGTCGTGCCCTCCATCAGCATCCTCGCCGAGCCGCCCGTCACCGTCGTGGATAAAGTCGCCAAACGCCACGGAACCGAAGCCCTCGCCAAAGCCTATCTGGAATACCTCTATTCACCCGAAGGCCAGGAAGTCGTCGCGCGGAATTTTTACCGCCCGCGCACCGCCTCCGTCCTCGAGAAATATCGCGCCCAGTTTCCCGACCTGAAACTCTTCACCGTCACCGACGAATTTGGCGGCTGGCAAAAAGCCCAGAAGACCCATTTCGCCGACGGCGGAACCTTCGATCAAATCTACACCCCCGACGGCCACTGA